DNA sequence from the Palaemon carinicauda isolate YSFRI2023 unplaced genomic scaffold, ASM3689809v2 scaffold118, whole genome shotgun sequence genome:
catggcttgagcccaaaaatatatatatatatatatatatatatatatatatatatatatatatatatatatatatatatataaatatatatacatacacgtatacacatatatatgtatatatatagatatattgtcaatatatatgcatatatatatatatatatatatatatatatatatatatatatatatatatatatatatatatatatatacatatatatatatatatatatatatatatatatatatatatatatatatatatatatatacgtatatatatatatatatatatatatatatatatacctaaatatatagatataaatatatgtacgtatatgtatacaaatatctatctatctatatatttatctatctatctatctatatatatatatatatatatatatatatatatatatatatatatatatatatatatgtgtgtgtgtgtgtgtgtatatatatatatatatatatatatatatataaatatatatatatatatatatatatatatatatactgtatatatatatatatatatatatatatatatatatatatatatatatatgtgtgtgtatatatgatatatgtatatatatatctatctaaatatctatatctatatatgtaaatatatatatatatatatatatatatatatatatatatatatatatatatatatatatatatatatatatatatatatatatatatatatgtgtgtgtgtgtgtatatatatatatatatatatatatatatatatatatatatatatatatatgtgtatatatatgtgtgtatatgtatatatatatatatatatatatatatatatatatatatatatatatatatatatatatacttttcagatTCACATATCATTATCAGGAATAACAGTGCTGTTTAATGATCTGTTAAAAGAATTATAAATTCACTTGATACTATTTTTGACCATCAATACTCACTATTTAAATAATAGTCAATGGATTATTATTTGCAATTGTTTGTCATACCCATTGTGCTGGTCTTCCTGCTTAATCAATAATGTTTAAGTAGAGTAGCATGATTTTTCATCACCAATGTAATGTAACTTTTAAGAGATTTTACTTATCACATTGAAACCCTATTTAATTTAAGTTATTTTCTGAGTAATAATTCATAGATTAAATTTAGAATGTCATCAGAGATCAGGGTTAATTCTTTTTTAGAATGCATAATTTACCAACCAATCAAATCTCATTATATTGTAACTCTTTCAGAACTTGGTCGACACGAGTAGTACGTCATTGATCACAGCAGTAACAAGCTTCTGGCAATTTGTGCCATCTTTGATTTCTAGAAGCTTTCAACATCCTTGTCTTATGGCACACTGTGGCAACATTAGCTTTTGGAGCTTAACAGTCTCTTCGACATCTGGCAATTTATACAATCTTTAGCTTCTCGCAACATGCAACCTTTTCAATTTATTGCGATTTATGGCATATTTCACTTCTGATGACTGAGTGCCTCTCCAACATTTGGCAATTTTTACCCTGCTTAGATTCTGGCGAATTACAGCCTCTTAGACATATGGCAATTTTAGGCCTCTAAAACTTCTCGCAACTTATGTCCTCTTCAATTTATGGCAATTTGTGGCATCATTAGCGTCCAGTAACTGGTGGACTTATTTCCTATAAACTGGTTACTGGTATAAAAAACTTCAACGAGGAAGCTATAAATCATAGGAATCAAGCCTTTATGAAACCATCTAGAATCCGAAGACCCAGTTAACTCCAGTTATCGGTGACCCTCAGAAGAAGAGAACAAGCAGACATTCATGTTACTCTTGTCCTTTGAGAAACATTCTTGGAGGTCACAGCTAAGTATCACTGCATGCTAACTTTCATTCTCATTGTTTTTGCATTCTTTCACTGCTTATCTTACTAAAGGTGATGGGATAGCACCATAACTTCCTGCACAAGATACCTTTATTCCCCTATTCCTTCCCCCTGCGCAAGTTATTccatattattaatacaattattattgtttgagaacaatggtttgatttcggagtgtccttctcttagaagagctgcttaccatagctgaagagtctcttctacccttaccaagaggaaagtagccactggaaaattacagtgcagtaacccattggattaagaagaattgtttagtaatctaagtgttgataggcgtaggaggactgaggagaatatgtagagaataagccagactattcggtgtgtgtgtaggcaaagggaaaatgaaccgtaacctgagaaggattcaatgtaatactgtttagccagtcaataaatgccataactctttagtggtagtatctcaatgaattACATCTATTTCTATAGTAGAAACGGGAAATCTCATTTAATCTTCGatctataaatatgtttgtattcgTCTAAGTTGCTCATCAGTTATATATTCATACTCGTAAAATGTGAGGAATTATATGATTTTTAAATCCACATAGATTTAATATTTCCAAGAAAAATTCAATACTTCTTAAACAAAATCGTTTATTATATATAATGAGTCATCAGAATCAGAGAAACATCTTTGTCTGAATGCCTATGGCAACATTGCGgtacatttaatttttcatacttgTCTATCATCTTTCATAACCGTAGCTATAGAATAATTCGTTCTGCTAACATAAATCTTATAACTAGTGATAGCAGTAgtagcaataaaataaaatttcagatATCAATAATGCATTCTTTATTTTGTGCTCTGAGTATTTATATTACTCATATGTAAAGTGTCTGCACTTCTGTCATAAGCGTAAGCGTCTTTTTGCTCGCGTATGATGGAAATTTCTTCAATATATTGTCATCGCTTTAAATTTTAATGATTCGTATTTATCAAACTTTCTCAGAATTTAATCACTTCTAGATACAGAAGAGGACCCACAAATAAAATTACACATCCTTTTCAAAAACCCTTTCATGCAGagggtttttttttcacttgcgcCATTTTCGGATAATTGTACGAAGTGAACAGTAAACAAACCTACTAATTTTAGCTACAAGAATGTATCTGGATTTAAACTAACTGTGATAGTTTATGACTGCActtttgtaatatttatatgaaaacttTTCTTTCTACTAGTTTTAATTACCGGAAAACCAGATATTTAAATCATTTTGGAAGTTATTGATTAGACGGACAAATTTGATCATTATGTAAAGACTATGTCAAATGAAGATTGAATACGTTTCAGTAAATGTTTCTGTAAAGGTGGTCCCGTTAATAGTCTGTCTCCTAAAGCACACCAGAGGCGTATTCAAAGTTCCTTTACTTCTTAGATTAAGTGACTAACCGGCATTgttttcctcctttttcttctttccatttagAGGTTCTTCGCCATTGTCCAGCTCGAGTTTCTCCTTTTATTTCAGAACTAATCTTTTGAATTTTAAAATATTGTAAGGTTCAGGTACCTCGCACCATGGTGGAGTGACTACTATGATGGGCCTGAATTCTGATTATCCAGAGCAAACTTCCGCCGCTCTGATTCCACCAACACTTTCTACGTCTAGCAATCCTCCAGCAACAGCAGGATCTGGAAACTCCACAGGCCCTTCAACATCTGGCAAACCTCCAACAACAGTTGGACCCGGAAACACTCCAGCATCACCAACGTCTGGCAGTCTTCCAACAACAGTAGGACCCGGAAACACTCCAGCATCACCGACATCTGGCAATCCTCCAACAACAGTTGGAACCGGAAACACTCCAGCATCACCAACGTCTGGCAGTTTTCCAACAACAGTAGGACACGGAAACACTCCAGCATCACCAACATCTGGCAATCCTCCAACAACAGTAGGACCCGGAAACACTCCAGCATCACCAACGTCTGGCAATCCTCCAACAACAGTAGGACCCGGAAACACTCCAGTATCACCAACGTCTGGCAATCCTCCAACAACAATAGGACCTGGAAACACTCCAGCATCACCAACGTCTGGCAATCCTCCAACAACAGTAGGACCTGGAAACTCTCCAGCATCACCAATGTCTGGCAATCCTCCAACAACAGCAAAACCTGAAGACACCTCACCATCACCAACGTCTGGCAATCCTCCAATACCTCCTCAATCATCAGGGCAACCGAATACAATACCTGCGGCACAGACCTCACCTTTACCTACAACAATCCAATCTCCAACAACAGCTGAAGTCACGACTACTATTCCACCAACAGTAAATCCTATAACCACGGCTCAACCCCCAACAataactgcaaatcccacaaccacactggaacctacaacaacaactgcaaatcccacaaccacaccagaACCTTCAACAACAATTGCAAATCCCACATCCACActtaaaccaacaacaacaactacaaatcccacaaccacacttgaacctacaacaacaactgcaaatcccacaaccacaccagaacctacaacaatAACTGCAAACCCCAAAACCACActtgaacctacaacaacaactgaaaatcccacaaccacacttgTACcttcaacaacaactacaaatcccACAACCACGCTTGAACCTACAACAATAACTGCAAATCTCACAACCACACTTGAAGCTGCAACAACAACACCTAATACCACAACCATACTttaacctacaaca
Encoded proteins:
- the LOC137635365 gene encoding uncharacterized protein — protein: MGLNSDYPEQTSAALIPPTLSTSSNPPATAGSGNSTGPSTSGKPPTTVGPGNTPASPTSGSLPTTVGPGNTPASPTSGNPPTTVGTGNTPASPTSGSFPTTVGHGNTPASPTSGNPPTTVGPGNTPASPTSGNPPTTVGPGNTPVSPTSGNPPTTIGPGNTPASPTSGNPPTTVGPGNSPASPMSGNPPTTAKPEDTSPSPTSGNPPIPPQSSGQPNTIPAAQTSPLPTTIQSPTTAEVTTTIPPTVNPITTAQPPTITANPTTTLEPTTTTANPTTTPEPSTTIANPTSTLKPTTTTTNPTTTLEPTTTTANPTTTPEPTTITANPKTTLEPTTTTENPTTTLVPSTTTTNPTTTLEPTTITANLTTTLEAATTTPNTTTIL